In one window of Ailuropoda melanoleuca isolate Jingjing unplaced genomic scaffold, ASM200744v2 unplaced-scaffold65651, whole genome shotgun sequence DNA:
- the LOC117800186 gene encoding metalloproteinase inhibitor 1-like has product MIGASMCGMVAVALLLVTSGRPLEACSCGPQHPQTAFCYSDVVIRGRIVGEVKLNRNNSTAEEPSWTRYQIKVNKIYKGFDLITDLEFLYTPMHDSLCGYNHPSNNKSEEFLFSGHIVDGKVMISVCGFNSPWSKLTPNQRRGLAHIYKNGCNCVIVPCSAPPCSVSSPKECLWTDALMSRSWVGHQAQYLACVHKGNDECKWESMKSSAATTIFKTSRI; this is encoded by the coding sequence CTGCTTGTGACCTCGGGGAGGCCTTTGGAGGCCTGCAGCTGTGGCCCTCAGCACCCACAGACGGCCTTCTGCTATTCAGATGTTGTGATTCGAGGGAGAATTGTTGGGGAGGTGAAGTTAAACAGGAACAACAGCACTGCCGAAGAGCCAAGCTGGACCCGCTACCAGATCAAAGTCAATAAGATCTACAAAGGATTTGACTTGATCACAGACCTGGAGTTCCTCTACACCCCGATGCATGATAGCCTCTGCGGATACAATCACCCATCCAACAACAAGAGTGAGGAGTTTCTGTTCTCAGGTCACATCGTGGATGGGAAGGTCATGATCTCCGTGTGTGGGTTTAACTCTCCCTGGAGCAAGCTTACACCCAACCAGAGACGAGGACTGGCCCATATCTACAAGAATGGCTGTAACTGTGTGATCGTTCCCTGCAGTGCTCCCCCCTGCTCTGTCAGCAGTCCTAAAGAGTGCCTCTGGACCGACGCGCTGATGTCGCGCAGCTGGGTGGGCCACCAAGCTCAATACCTGGCCTGCGTCCACAAGGGAAATGACGAGTGCAAGTGGGAGTCCATGAAGTCAAGTGCCGCCACCACCATCTTTAAAACCAGTCGGATATAA